GCGCACATCGCCGGGTTCGCCGCCGACGACCTCTCCCACCTGCTGGCCGAACTCCTGGAGAACGCCACCTCGTTCTCCCCGCCCGACCTGCCCGTCGAGATCTCCGGCTGGCTCCTGGAGAACGGCGAGGTCATGCTCTCCGTCCAGGACGAGGGCATCGGCATGGCCGAGGACCGGCTGGAGCGCCTCAACGCCCGCCTGGCCGACTTCGACCCGGAGGCGCCGTACGACCAGGAGGGCGAGGACGGTCTCGGCCTCGGCCTGTACGTCGTGGCCCGCCTCGCCCACCGCCACGGCGCGCGCGTCCAGTTGCGCGAGCAGAAGCAGGGCGGTGTCGCGGCGGTCGTCGTGCTGCCCCGGACCCTCCTCGCCGCCGCCCCGCCCGCGGCCGTACCGGCCTCCGGCCCCGTCCCCGGCGCGGCCCCCTCCTTCTCCTTCCCGGGCGCCGACGCCGAGGCCAACTCCAACGTCCTGCACGGCCGCGCCGGAAACGGGGACCCGCTGGTGGCCCTCGCGGAGAAGGCGGTACGGCGCGAGGAGGCGGCGGAGGAGGCCGCGGAGCACCCAGAACCGGTGGAAGCGGCGCGGCCAGACGCACCGGCACCCGCGCCAGAGGCCACGGCACCGGCGGAAACCCCCGCCGAGACCACGATGGAGCTGCTGGCCCCGATACCCCAGGGGGAGCCGGAGCCGACGCAGCACGAGTCCGCGGCCGCCGACGGCGAAGCGGCCCCACAGGGGCCACCCGCACCCGACCACGAAACCCGCACCGGTGGTGCGGGTGGGTACGAACACGCCGAAGGGGAAGCCGAGGCGGAGGCCGACGCCGAGCACGAACGCGTCACCGACAAGGGCCTCCCCAAGCGCACACCCAAGATCACCGCCCCGGCCACCGCGCCCCGCCAGCGCAGCGGATCCGTCGACGCCGAGGCACTCCGCCGCCGCCTCGGCGGCTTCCGCCAGGGCGCGCAGGCCGGCTACCGCGAGGTGGAGGCGGAGATCGCCGAGCAGACGGCCTCGCACAAGCGGCCGGCCACCGGCACACCAGGACAAGCTGAATCCGAAGAAGCCACGGGGGGCACAGTCGAGGAGGCAAGCAGTTGACCGCTCCCAGTACCTTCGGACTGATCGGACTGAGCAGTGAGGCCCGCAACCTGCACTGGCTGCTGACCAACCTCGTCGAAGAGGTCCCCGGCATCCTCTCGGTCGCGGTCGTCTCGTCCGACGGACTGCTCCTGCTGTCCTCCGACGACCACCGCAACCGGCAGGCCCGGGAGGCCCTCCAGGCCCGCGGGACCAGGAAGACCGGCCCGCGCGGCTCCGCCGCCGACCTGGCCACCATCGTCTCCGGCATCGGCAGCCTCACCGTCGGCGCCGCCAAGCTGATGGAGTTCGGCGGGGTCAGGCACACCATGGTCGCCATGGACGAGGGCAGCCTGTTCGTGATGTCCATCAGCGACGGCTCACTGCTCGGCGTCCACGGCTCCGCCGACTGCGACATGAGCGTGGTCGCGTACCACATGGCGCTGTTCGTCGGCCGCGCCGGACACGTCCTGACGCCCGAACTCCGCAGCGAACTCCGTAAGTCCCTGGAGGAGTCCCAGACGACGGGGAGTGCCCGATGAGCAGCGCGCCGAAGTCCCAGCTGCCGGTCCGCGGCGGTGACCGCAAACCTGCCCGGGTCCGCCCCTACTCGCTCACCGGCGGCCGCACCCGCTTCGGTCACGTCCTCCTGGTGGAGACGTTCGTGGCCAGCACGGCCGCGCTCGACGCCCCCGAGGAGCGCAGGGAACTGACGAACGGCCACCTCTCCACCCGCGTGATGCCGGAGCTGCGGGCCATCGTCGAACTGTGCCGCCGGATGCGTACGGTGGCCGAGATCGCCGCGCTGCTGAAGATGCCGCTCGGCGTGGTCCGCGTGCTCCTGAGCGACCTCGCGGACCAGGGAAAGATCCGTGTGTACGGAACGGGCACCGGCCACGGCACGGGCCGCCCGGACCGCGCTCTGCTGGAAAGGGTGCTGAGTGGACTCCGTCGTCTCTGACGCCGCTCACGGCGTCTCTGGTACTTCCCCGTTCGCCCAGCCCGGCGAGAGCATGCACGCCTGGGAGACGGACCGCACCCGGGCCCCCATCGCCACCAAGATCGTGGTGGCGGGCGGTTTCGGCGTGGGCAAGACCACGCTGGTCACCGCCGTCTCGGAGATCACGCCCCTGCAGACCGAGGCGCTGATGACCGAGGCGAGCGAGGCCCACGACGACCTCACCGCCACCCCGGGCAAGACCACCACCACCGTGGCCATGGACTTCGGGCGCATCACGCTCGACGACGACCTGGTGCTCTACCTGTTCGGCACGCCGGGCCAGCAGCGGTTCTGGTTCATGTGGGACGACATCGTGCGCGGCGCGATCGGCGCCGTCGTGATGGCCGACACCCGCCGGCTGAAGGACTGCTTCCCGGTCCTGGACTACTTCGAGAGCTCCGGACTGCCGTACGTCGTCGCCGTCAACCACTTCGACGGCAGTGAGCTGTTCGAGCCGGAGGACGTGCGGGAGGCCCTGACCATCCCGCAACACATACCTGTCATGATCATGGACGCGCGTCGCCGGATCTCCGTGATCGAGACCCTCCTGGCCCTGGTGGGCCACGCGCTCGACGAAACCCCCGAGTAGAGGACAGCCCCGCATGCGGAAGATACTCGTCGTCGGAGCCGGTCAGTCCGGGCTCCAGATAGCTCTCGGCCTCCAGTCGCAGGGGTACGAGGTCACCCTGATGTCCAACCGGACGGCGGACGAGATCCGCACCGGCCGGGTCATGTCGACGCAGTGCATGTTCCACACGGCCCTGCAGCACGAGCGCGATCTCCAGCTGAACTTCTGGGAGTCCCAGGCCCCGAAGATCGAAGGGCTCGGCGTCTCGGTCGCCGCCCCCGGCTCCTGGGCCGAGGGCCCCGCGGCCCGTGCGATCGACTGGCTGGGCCGGCTCGACGGGTACGCGCAGTCGATCGACCAGCGGGTGAAGATGGCCGGCTGGATGGAGACGTTCGCCCAGCGCGGCGGGCAGCTCGTCATCCACGGCGCGGCCGTCGGCGACCTCGACTACTTCTCCCGCACCTACGACCTGGTGCTGGTCGCGGCCGGCAAGGGCGAGCTGGTGCAGATGTTCGCCCGGGACCCCGAGCGGTCCCCGTACAGCGAGCCGCAGCGCGCGCTGGCCGTGTCGTACGTCCACGGCCTGGGCCCGCGCCCGGAGCACCCGGACACCGAAGGGGTCCGCTGCAACCTCGTGCCGGGCGTCGGCGAACTGTTCGTCATGCCCTGCCTGACCACCTCCGGCCGCGCCGACATCCTCTTCTGGGAGGGCATACCCGGCGGCCCGCTCGACGTCTTCAACGGCGTCAAGGACCCCGCGGAGCACCTCTCCCTGACCCTGGAACTCATGGAGCGGTACGTCCCCTGGGAGTACGCGCGGGCCACCAAGGTCGAACTGACCGACGCCGGCGGCACCCTGGCCGGGCGCTACGCCCCCACCGTCCGCAACCCGATCGGCCGCCTCCCCGGCGGCGGGCTCGTGCTGGGCGTGGCGGACGTCGTCGTCGCCAACGACCCGATCACCGGGCAGGGCTCCAACTCGGCGTCCAAGTGCGCCGCCGCCTACCTCGCCTCGATCGTCGAGCGCGGCGACAAGCCGTTCGACGAGGAGTGGATGCGGGCCACGTTCGACCGCTACTGGGCCACCGCCCAGCACGTCACCAAGTGGACCAACGCGATGCTCGCGCCGCCGCCGGAGCACATCCTGAACCTCATCGGCGCCGCCGGCGAACTCCAGCCGATCGCCGACCGGTTCGCCAACGGCTTCAACGACCCGGCCGACTTCGAGAACTTCTTCTACGACCCGGAGAAGACCCAGGCCTACCTGGTCGAGGTGTCCGGCGCGGGCGCCGCGTAGCCCTCCTCCCCTTCGTAACGCTCGTACCCTTCGTAGCCCTCGTCCGACCCGTCCGTGGCGCCCGCGGGGAGCTCCGGCGGCTCGTAGCGCCGCAGGGGCTTCCCGGCCGGGTCCGGGCGTACGGCGCCCAGGACCGGGTTGGCGGCGATCGGTGACACCTTCACCTTCGCGCCCGGGCGGGGTGCGTGGACGACCATGCCGTCCCCGAGGTACAGCGCCACGTGCGTGGCCTCCGGGAAGTACACCACCAGGTCGCCCGGGCGCAGCTCGGACAGTGGGATCCGCTCCAGCTGTTCCCACTGCTCCTGGCTGGTCCGGGGGATGGGCGCCCCGGCCTCGGCCCAGGCCCGCGAGGTCAGGCCCGAGCAGTCGTACGACCTCGGGCCCTCCGCGCCCCACTCGTACGGCTTGCCGAGCTGCCGCACGGCGTAGCGGACGGCCCGGCCGCCCTCGGCTGTGGGGCGGCGGGGGCTGTTCTGGCTGCCGGCGGTGCCGGGTCTACCGGGGCTACCGGGGCTACCGGGGCTGCCTGTTGTGCCCTTGCTGCTGGTCTCGCTGGTCTCGCTGGTGTCACCGAGGGCGCCGGAGGCCAGGAGCTTCTCCTGCGCCTTCGTGACGCCCTCCTTCTCCAGTTCGGCGACGGCGGTGAGCTGGTCGGGGGTGAGGGAGGCGAGCAGTTCCTCCACGTCGTGCAGCCGCTCGCGGACTTCGTCCCGTTCCTTCTTGCGCCGCTCCGCGAGCGCGAGCTGCCGGTCCAGGGCCTTGCGGGCCTCGCGGGCCAGGTCGTGGGCCCTGCGCTCGTGGCCGGTCAGCCGGCCGATGGTGTCGGCCCGTTCCCGTGCCAGCCGGCCGATCACATGGCCCTGGTCGATCGCGTGCTGCGGGTCGCGGGCCAGGAGCAGGCGGACGTACGGGGAGATGTCGGAGCTGCTCTGGTACTGCTGCCGGGCCAGACGGCCGGCCGCGCCCCGGCTGTCGTGCAGGGAGAGGCGGGCGCGGGCGAGGGCGCGGTCCAGGCGGTCGGTCTCGGCGCGCTGCTTCTTCAGCTTCTCCTCGGTGGCGTTGTAGGCCTCCGTGGCCTGTTCCGCCTGCCGGTACAGCTTCTGAAGGTCGGTCAGGAGACGGGCGACGGAGCGCTGTTCCGGGTCCGGTGCGGGAACGGCCGTGGCCGGTACGGGGACCGCGACGGTGCCGGCCACCGCCGCCGCGACGCAGACCAGACGAAGCAGCCTTCCTGACATGCCATCACCTCCGTTGCCTGGGCAGCCGTGTGCCGCCGGACAACGTGAGGATCAGTCGGGTGGGCCCGGCGCGCTCGGCGGGTGTGCGCGGTTCGGCGCAACGGGGTCACCCGTCGGCGTCATCCGGCTTGCCGGGCGGCGTGGCGTCTGGCTTGCCGGGGGGCGTGGGATCCGGCGTGTCGGGTGGCGTGGGGTTCGGTTTCGACCAGGGCCAGTTCAGGCGGCGGGCCGGGGCGCCTTCCGGGGCGTACTCGTACTTCCAGCGGTTGGTCAGGCCGACCCGGCCCGGTCCCCGGGGCACGCGGCGGTAGACCAGGACCGTGGGCGGGCCACCGTCCGGGTCCGGGACGGGGATGCGGTACGTCTTGGGCGGGTGGCCGGTCATGCCGAGCAGGACGGGCAGGACCCTGCCGTCCATGGGGCCGCCCTCGAAGGGGGTGTCTTCGCTCTTCACGGGATCAGTGTCAGACATCCTCGGCGAGGGCCCGGACCAGGGCGTCGGTCTGCGGGTCGCGGCGGGCGGTCACGGTCAGCACGGCGACGAACTGCTCCACCAGCCAGTCGCGGAGTTCCTCGGCCGGGGGCTGCTTGTCCTCGTCGAGCCAGATGAGCGACGCCGCCTCGACGGCGGTGATCCACATGCGGATGGTCATGCGCAGCCGGGGGCCCGGGTCGGTGACGTCCAGGTGCCGCAGGATGTGCTCGGCGGCGGCCCTGCGCACGCCGTCGACGATGGCGGTGGTGCGGGAGGTCTCGACGACGCTGCCGCCCTGGAGGAGGGCGCTGAAACCGGCGTCGTGCTCGTCGACGAAGGCGAGGTAGCGGTCGAGGGCGCGGGACAGGCGGGGGAGGAGGGGGCCCTCGCGCGGTTCGTCGAAGCAGTGCTGGAGTTCGTCGGCGGCGGAACGGAGGGCGGCCTCGTAGAGCTGCTGCTTGCCGCCCGGGAAGTACCGGTACACCAGCGGCCGCGACACCCCGGCCGCCTCCGCCACGTCGTCGAGGGACACCTCCTCCGGGGCGCGGTGCGCGAAGAGGTTCAGCGCGGCGGTGAGGAGCTGGCTGCGGCGTTCCTCGACGCTGAGTCGCCGGTAGGCGGGGGTGGGGGCGGCGGCTGGTGTCATGTGCGGCAGCGTAATCGCGGGGTCGGGGGGCTGCGTAGCGGTGGGTGGGGGGAGTGCGGGTGCCTCCGGCGGTGGGGCGGGGAGAGACTTCGCCTCGTTGCCGGACTGCGCCCACCAGCAACTCGGCGGCAACACCGTGCTGGTCCGGGACGGCCGCGGCGTCAGCCCCGCCGGACCGCCCCGAGCTGGGCCCGGTGCAGGTCTGGGGCGGTGAATCGCTGCGCCACCGTGCGCAGGACGCGGGCCATCGCCTGGGCGGGTGGGGTGGCGCGACGTGTCGCGGCGCGTGCGAGGAGGATGCGGCGGGTGGGGGCCGGGACGTCGGAGGCGAACGGCAGGAGGCGTACGTCGCTGCGTCGGCTGGTGAGGGCCAGGCGCGGTGCGAGCGCGATGCCGAGACCGGCGGCGACCATGGCCTGCGCCTCCTGGTAGTCGTGCGAGGAGTAGGCGATGCGCGGCTCGAATCCCGCCTGGCGACAGCTTCGGCGCAGGACATCGGCGACGGGGTGGTTGTCGGCGCGGATGATCCACTCCTGGTCGGCGAGGTCGCCGAGGCGCACGGACGGACGGGTGCGCAGGGGTGAGTCGGCGGGGACGACCAGCACCGTGGGGTCGTCCAGCAGGTGGGTGAGGGTGAGCGCCGGATCGTCGAGGCGGTTCCATTCGTAGTCCCAGAGCAGCCCCTGCTCCACCTCGCCGGTGTGCAGCATCTCCCTGAGCTCCGCGAGGACTCCGGCGCGTACCTCGATGCGGATGCCGGCGTGGCGACGTCGGAAACGCGTGAGCGCCAACGGCAACAGGGACGCGCTCGCCGTGGGGAAGGAACCGAGCCGCAAGGTGCCCTGGTCGAGGGCGGTGAAGGAGTCCAGGTCGGCCTGGGCGGCACGGAGTTCCCGGCGGATCGCCTGACCGCGTTCGGCCAGCGCGGCACCCGCCGGGGTGGGGCGTATCCCGCGCGGCAGCCGCTCGATGAGGGGCTGCCCTGCCTCCTGCTCCAGCAGGGACATCTGCTGGGAGGCGGCGGAGGTGGTCATGCCGAGGGCGTGCGCCGCGGCGGTGAGTGAACCGCGTTCGGTGGCCTCGGTGAGCAGCAGCAGACGGCGCACGTTGAGCATGCCGCCGACTTTAGCTGAGCTAAACCCAGGTGAAGCGAACTGCGATTGTTCGGAAGTCACGCCTCTGCGAAGGTCTCCGCAATCGCCGAGCGGTCCACCGGCCCGCAATGAGCCCGCAACCGCTGCCTCGGCCTTTTCCCTACCTTCGTGACCAAGGAAGAGCCTCAGACGTGCACATTCCCGCGACCCTGGTGCGTGGCGGCACGAGCAAGTGCTGGCTGTTCAACCAGGTCGACGTCCCTGCCGACCGTGGCGACCTCGAAAGGCTGCTGGTCGCCGCGTACGGCGCCACCGATCCCGTGGAGCTGGACGGGGTGGGCGGGGCGACCCCCACCACCTCGAAAGCGGCCGTGGTCAGCGCCTCACCCGAGCCCGGCGTCGATGTCGACTACCTGTTCGCCCAGGTCGGCATCGGGACGGGCTCGGTGGAGTGGACGAGCAACTGCGGCAACTGCGCCACCGGCGTCGCCCTGTACGCGGTGACCAAAGGAATGGTTCCGGTCACCGGCGACCGGACGCGCGTGGTGATGCGCAACACCAATACCGGCGCGGTCCTCGAAGGGATCGTCGACACCCCCGGAGGCGTGGTGCAGCACTTCGGCCGCCAGACGGTACCCGGCACCCGTGCCGGTGGGGTCGCGGTCGGCCTCACCTTCCGCGACCCCGCCGGTACCACTGCCTTACTGCTCCCCACCGGCCGGGCCGCCCAGGACCTGCGGGTCGGCGACGCCGAGCCGGTACGCGTGAGCATGGTGGCCGCGGGAGCGCCGGTCGTCCTTGTCGACGCCGCCGGTGCCGGGCGTACCGGTGCCGAGTCACTGGAGCGGATGACCGCAGACGTCCCCTGGCTGCGCACCGTCCGTCATACCGCCGCACCCTTGATGGGGCTGCGCCGGCCGGGCGAGGAACCGGGAGACGCGGTGCCCAAGGTGGGCCTGGTCGGCCCGCCGGTGCCGTACACCACCACCCTCGGTGAACCGATCGGTGCCGAGGACTACGACGTGTCGGTGCGCATGCTCAGCATGAACGCCCCGCACCCCGCGATCGGCCTGACCTCTGCCGTCGCCGTCGCGGCGGCCGGGCTGCTGCAGGGGT
This genomic stretch from Streptomyces sp. Go-475 harbors:
- a CDS encoding C40 family peptidase, encoding MSGRLLRLVCVAAAVAGTVAVPVPATAVPAPDPEQRSVARLLTDLQKLYRQAEQATEAYNATEEKLKKQRAETDRLDRALARARLSLHDSRGAAGRLARQQYQSSSDISPYVRLLLARDPQHAIDQGHVIGRLARERADTIGRLTGHERRAHDLAREARKALDRQLALAERRKKERDEVRERLHDVEELLASLTPDQLTAVAELEKEGVTKAQEKLLASGALGDTSETSETSSKGTTGSPGSPGSPGRPGTAGSQNSPRRPTAEGGRAVRYAVRQLGKPYEWGAEGPRSYDCSGLTSRAWAEAGAPIPRTSQEQWEQLERIPLSELRPGDLVVYFPEATHVALYLGDGMVVHAPRPGAKVKVSPIAANPVLGAVRPDPAGKPLRRYEPPELPAGATDGSDEGYEGYERYEGEEGYAAPAPDTSTR
- a CDS encoding ATP/GTP-binding protein, which codes for MDSVVSDAAHGVSGTSPFAQPGESMHAWETDRTRAPIATKIVVAGGFGVGKTTLVTAVSEITPLQTEALMTEASEAHDDLTATPGKTTTTVAMDFGRITLDDDLVLYLFGTPGQQRFWFMWDDIVRGAIGAVVMADTRRLKDCFPVLDYFESSGLPYVVAVNHFDGSELFEPEDVREALTIPQHIPVMIMDARRRISVIETLLALVGHALDETPE
- a CDS encoding DUF742 domain-containing protein; the protein is MSSAPKSQLPVRGGDRKPARVRPYSLTGGRTRFGHVLLVETFVASTAALDAPEERRELTNGHLSTRVMPELRAIVELCRRMRTVAEIAALLKMPLGVVRVLLSDLADQGKIRVYGTGTGHGTGRPDRALLERVLSGLRRL
- a CDS encoding LysR family transcriptional regulator — its product is MLNVRRLLLLTEATERGSLTAAAHALGMTTSAASQQMSLLEQEAGQPLIERLPRGIRPTPAGAALAERGQAIRRELRAAQADLDSFTALDQGTLRLGSFPTASASLLPLALTRFRRRHAGIRIEVRAGVLAELREMLHTGEVEQGLLWDYEWNRLDDPALTLTHLLDDPTVLVVPADSPLRTRPSVRLGDLADQEWIIRADNHPVADVLRRSCRQAGFEPRIAYSSHDYQEAQAMVAAGLGIALAPRLALTSRRSDVRLLPFASDVPAPTRRILLARAATRRATPPAQAMARVLRTVAQRFTAPDLHRAQLGAVRRG
- a CDS encoding PrpF domain-containing protein; this translates as MHIPATLVRGGTSKCWLFNQVDVPADRGDLERLLVAAYGATDPVELDGVGGATPTTSKAAVVSASPEPGVDVDYLFAQVGIGTGSVEWTSNCGNCATGVALYAVTKGMVPVTGDRTRVVMRNTNTGAVLEGIVDTPGGVVQHFGRQTVPGTRAGGVAVGLTFRDPAGTTALLLPTGRAAQDLRVGDAEPVRVSMVAAGAPVVLVDAAGAGRTGAESLERMTADVPWLRTVRHTAAPLMGLRRPGEEPGDAVPKVGLVGPPVPYTTTLGEPIGAEDYDVSVRMLSMNAPHPAIGLTSAVAVAAAGLLQGSVVSRITGGPTDEWLRLGTPAGVVAVRCTDVRDGLPHRVTVRRAARLLADARIYVPEAGRPQAA
- a CDS encoding styrene monooxygenase/indole monooxygenase family protein, with translation MRKILVVGAGQSGLQIALGLQSQGYEVTLMSNRTADEIRTGRVMSTQCMFHTALQHERDLQLNFWESQAPKIEGLGVSVAAPGSWAEGPAARAIDWLGRLDGYAQSIDQRVKMAGWMETFAQRGGQLVIHGAAVGDLDYFSRTYDLVLVAAGKGELVQMFARDPERSPYSEPQRALAVSYVHGLGPRPEHPDTEGVRCNLVPGVGELFVMPCLTTSGRADILFWEGIPGGPLDVFNGVKDPAEHLSLTLELMERYVPWEYARATKVELTDAGGTLAGRYAPTVRNPIGRLPGGGLVLGVADVVVANDPITGQGSNSASKCAAAYLASIVERGDKPFDEEWMRATFDRYWATAQHVTKWTNAMLAPPPEHILNLIGAAGELQPIADRFANGFNDPADFENFFYDPEKTQAYLVEVSGAGAA
- a CDS encoding roadblock/LC7 domain-containing protein, whose translation is MTAPSTFGLIGLSSEARNLHWLLTNLVEEVPGILSVAVVSSDGLLLLSSDDHRNRQAREALQARGTRKTGPRGSAADLATIVSGIGSLTVGAAKLMEFGGVRHTMVAMDEGSLFVMSISDGSLLGVHGSADCDMSVVAYHMALFVGRAGHVLTPELRSELRKSLEESQTTGSAR
- a CDS encoding TetR/AcrR family transcriptional regulator — protein: MTPAAAPTPAYRRLSVEERRSQLLTAALNLFAHRAPEEVSLDDVAEAAGVSRPLVYRYFPGGKQQLYEAALRSAADELQHCFDEPREGPLLPRLSRALDRYLAFVDEHDAGFSALLQGGSVVETSRTTAIVDGVRRAAAEHILRHLDVTDPGPRLRMTIRMWITAVEAASLIWLDEDKQPPAEELRDWLVEQFVAVLTVTARRDPQTDALVRALAEDV